Proteins encoded by one window of Clostridium perfringens:
- a CDS encoding amidase domain-containing protein produces MKRKPKILLVTSLSLIVLLTLSIYVSLNKKKTSAFSEAINLLKEPDKKEDDELKGKFEEVLQDLFKNRNIAILNNDLEELKKFYDLEKKPSLWAYESESKKVKYLNNWSQKQGVVFNEIKSKTEIRKAREREKDLYGIICVVSSEFTYYYLNDPLKTNTFRLGTYHYLNLKDEGDRYIITKEWYTDPFADSLDLNNIKSDEIKSYILNSSSPSYSPDERTQKAIDYAHTYCGAAADDELGFNYNKKYTDFNPQGGDCANFASQILFEGGGFKKNSTWNYSDGEGSKAWVNAQAFKNYMVNSGRASYIAKGKYSEIYKAAYNLRPGDFVAYEKNGRITHISTVTGLDSKGYPLVTCHNTDRLLVPFDLGWSNDNIRFHLVDVYY; encoded by the coding sequence ATGAAAAGAAAACCAAAAATATTATTAGTGACTTCTTTATCCCTAATAGTATTATTAACCTTATCCATATATGTATCCTTAAACAAAAAGAAAACTTCAGCATTTTCAGAAGCCATAAATTTATTAAAAGAACCTGACAAAAAAGAAGATGATGAATTAAAGGGAAAATTTGAAGAAGTACTTCAAGACTTATTTAAAAATAGAAATATAGCCATATTAAACAATGATTTAGAGGAATTAAAGAAATTTTATGATTTAGAAAAAAAGCCTAGTCTTTGGGCCTATGAAAGTGAAAGTAAAAAAGTTAAGTATTTAAACAACTGGTCTCAAAAACAAGGAGTTGTATTTAATGAAATAAAATCAAAAACTGAAATAAGAAAGGCTAGAGAAAGAGAAAAGGACTTATACGGAATAATATGTGTTGTTTCAAGTGAATTTACATATTATTATCTTAATGATCCTCTTAAAACTAATACCTTTAGATTAGGTACTTATCACTATTTAAATTTAAAAGATGAGGGAGATAGGTATATTATCACTAAGGAATGGTACACTGATCCTTTTGCTGATTCTCTAGATTTAAATAATATAAAATCTGATGAAATTAAATCCTATATTTTAAATAGTTCTAGTCCATCTTATTCACCTGATGAAAGAACACAGAAAGCTATAGATTATGCACATACCTATTGTGGAGCAGCTGCAGATGATGAACTTGGTTTTAACTATAATAAAAAATACACAGACTTTAACCCTCAAGGAGGAGACTGTGCAAACTTCGCCTCTCAAATTCTTTTTGAAGGTGGTGGATTTAAGAAAAATTCAACATGGAACTATTCTGATGGTGAAGGTTCTAAGGCTTGGGTAAATGCTCAAGCATTTAAAAATTACATGGTTAATAGTGGACGTGCTTCCTATATTGCTAAGGGTAAATATTCCGAAATATATAAAGCGGCCTATAACTTAAGACCTGGTGATTTTGTAGCTTATGAAAAAAATGGACGAATAACTCACATTTCAACAGTTACAGGATTAGATAGTAAAGGTTATCCCCTAGTAACTTGTCACAACACAGATAGACTTCTTGTTCCTTTTGATTTAGGTTGGAGCAATGACAATATACGCTTTCATCTAGTAGATGTTTATTATTGA
- a CDS encoding N-acetylmuramoyl-L-alanine amidase — protein sequence MKKRFIFLLGIFLLVNLVSTTLLGEKVLGKEKEEVTICIDAGHQEKGDKKLEPIAPWSNEKKPRVSSGTAGVGTKNKEYEINLEVAMILKELLNREGYKVVMTREKNQVTLSNRERAEIGNTSKADISIKLHCDGSNNSGKRGASILIPSSETKELKGIYEESKKYGEILSETLKEGGVKVNGVFERKDMTGFNWSQRPVIILEMGFMSNWEDDALLGDKLYQQKIADLIVKSLEKYRVEL from the coding sequence ATGAAAAAGAGATTTATATTTTTATTAGGAATTTTTCTTTTAGTAAATTTAGTTAGTACTACTTTACTGGGAGAGAAAGTTTTAGGAAAAGAAAAAGAAGAGGTTACTATATGTATTGATGCAGGGCATCAAGAAAAAGGAGATAAGAAGCTTGAACCTATAGCACCTTGGTCTAATGAAAAAAAGCCTAGAGTATCTTCAGGGACAGCGGGAGTTGGTACAAAAAATAAGGAGTATGAAATAAACTTAGAAGTAGCTATGATCTTAAAAGAGCTTTTAAATAGAGAGGGCTATAAAGTAGTTATGACAAGGGAGAAAAACCAGGTTACCTTAAGCAATAGAGAAAGGGCAGAAATAGGAAATACATCAAAGGCAGATATTTCAATAAAACTTCACTGTGATGGGTCAAATAATTCAGGAAAAAGAGGAGCCTCAATTTTAATTCCTTCCTCTGAAACAAAGGAGTTAAAAGGTATATATGAAGAAAGTAAGAAATATGGAGAAATTTTAAGTGAAACTTTAAAAGAGGGTGGAGTAAAAGTTAACGGCGTTTTTGAAAGAAAAGATATGACTGGATTTAACTGGTCACAAAGACCTGTAATAATTTTAGAGATGGGATTTATGAGCAATTGGGAAGATGACGCTTTATTAGGAGATAAGTTATATCAACAGAAAATAGCTGATTTAATAGTTAAGTCCTTAGAAAAATATAGAGTAGAACTATAG